A genomic window from Terriglobia bacterium includes:
- the cysK gene encoding cysteine synthase A has protein sequence MANIYADNSRSIGRTPLVKLNRLTAGARGTVLAKIEGRNPAYSVKCRIGAAMIWDAEKRGVLRPGVEIVEPTSGNTGIALAFVAAARGYKLTLTMPETMSLERRRVLAAFGATLHLTPGPEGMPGAIKKAAEIAQSDPQRYFMPQQFENPANPDIHEKTTGPEIWSDTDGGVDVLVSGVGTGGTITGISRYIKKTKGKAIVSVAVEPADSPVITQQRAGQPLKPAPHKIQGIGAGFIPKNLDLSLVDRVELVSNAEAIEFARRLAQEEGILSGISCGAAAAVAVRLARMEEFAGKTIVTILPDSGERYISSVLFEGLG, from the coding sequence ATGGCCAATATCTACGCGGACAATTCACGAAGCATCGGCAGGACGCCGCTGGTGAAGCTGAACCGGCTGACGGCGGGCGCGCGCGGGACCGTGCTGGCGAAGATCGAGGGGCGCAATCCGGCCTATTCGGTGAAGTGCCGCATCGGCGCGGCGATGATCTGGGACGCGGAGAAGCGCGGGGTGCTGCGGCCGGGCGTGGAGATTGTCGAGCCCACCAGCGGAAACACGGGGATCGCGCTGGCGTTCGTGGCCGCGGCGCGCGGCTACAAGCTCACGCTGACCATGCCGGAGACGATGTCCCTGGAACGGCGGCGGGTGCTGGCGGCGTTTGGCGCAACGCTGCATCTTACGCCGGGGCCCGAGGGCATGCCCGGGGCGATCAAGAAGGCCGCGGAGATCGCGCAGTCCGATCCGCAGCGCTACTTCATGCCGCAGCAGTTTGAAAACCCGGCGAATCCGGACATCCACGAAAAGACGACGGGCCCGGAAATCTGGAGCGACACCGACGGGGGCGTGGACGTGCTGGTTTCGGGCGTGGGCACCGGCGGCACGATCACCGGCATTTCGCGTTACATCAAGAAGACCAAAGGCAAGGCCATCGTTTCGGTGGCGGTGGAGCCGGCGGACAGCCCGGTGATCACGCAGCAGCGCGCGGGGCAGCCGCTCAAGCCTGCGCCGCACAAGATTCAGGGCATTGGCGCGGGATTCATCCCCAAGAACCTCGATCTCTCGCTGGTGGACCGCGTCGAGCTGGTGAGCAACGCCGAGGCCATTGAATTTGCGCGGCGCCTGGCGCAGGAAGAGGGCATCCTGAGCGGCATCTCCTGCGGCGCGGCCGCGGCGGTGGCCGTGCGCCTGGCCAGGATGGAGGAGTTCGCCGGGAAGACCATCGTGACCATCCTGCCGGATTCCGGAGAGCGCTACATCTCTTCGGTGCTGTTCGAGGGCCTCGGATAA
- a CDS encoding serine O-acetyltransferase: MSVENLNRLAREFRMALDAQLAGDEHSEFQLPSREVVAAVCRHYLQILFPIYFAPLGAAPHPPVGAYLREMQTLLTDQICRAVRFDCRSKGKPSPADPAHCVEEVLGPLFEQFPELAGLLASDLQSAYQNDPAAASFEDILLSYPYIEAITVQRLAHRLYLLDVPFIPRMMTEVAHSHTGIDISPGAAIGESFFIDHGTGVVIGETAVIGNKVTLYHGVTLGAFNPTLRDATGTLQRGRENKRHPDLEDHVTVYPNATILGGKTRIGHHSIIGGNVWLTHSVAPYSKVTMKDPELVIRSDHPQE; this comes from the coding sequence ATGAGCGTTGAAAACCTGAATCGCCTGGCCCGGGAATTCCGCATGGCCCTCGACGCGCAGCTCGCCGGGGACGAGCACAGCGAGTTCCAGTTGCCGAGCCGGGAAGTCGTGGCGGCGGTCTGCCGGCACTATCTGCAAATTCTCTTTCCCATCTATTTTGCGCCGCTGGGCGCGGCGCCCCATCCGCCCGTGGGCGCTTACCTGCGCGAGATGCAGACGCTGCTCACGGATCAGATCTGCCGCGCGGTGCGCTTCGATTGCCGGAGCAAGGGCAAGCCCTCGCCGGCGGATCCCGCGCATTGCGTGGAAGAAGTGCTGGGGCCTTTGTTCGAGCAGTTTCCGGAGCTGGCAGGGCTGCTGGCCAGCGATCTGCAGTCCGCGTATCAGAACGATCCGGCGGCAGCCAGCTTTGAGGACATCCTGCTGAGTTATCCGTATATTGAGGCAATCACGGTGCAGCGGCTGGCGCACCGGCTCTATCTGCTGGATGTGCCGTTTATTCCGCGCATGATGACGGAAGTGGCGCACAGCCACACGGGGATTGATATCAGCCCGGGCGCGGCGATTGGCGAGTCGTTTTTCATCGATCACGGCACGGGCGTGGTGATCGGGGAAACGGCGGTGATCGGCAACAAGGTGACGCTGTATCACGGGGTGACGCTGGGGGCCTTCAATCCCACGCTGCGGGATGCCACCGGGACGCTGCAGCGCGGGCGCGAGAATAAGCGCCATCCCGACCTCGAGGACCACGTTACCGTCTATCCCAACGCGACCATCCTCGGCGGGAAGACGCGCATCGGGCACCACAGCATCATTGGCGGCAACGTCTGGCTCACGCACTCCGTGGCGCCCTACAGCAAGGTGACCATGAAGGATCCCGAGTTGGTCATTCGCAGCGATCATCCGCAGGAGTGA
- a CDS encoding cytochrome c encodes MKTKVPSKWLLCLSALAILALPSLSVAQESHIGKLTGHADSGKQLYRRFCIGCHGPRGDGQGENAPYVTPQPRNFVAATFKCRSTVTGMLPTDEDLFNAITRGFNTTNMPSWDPLTEQQRADLVAYIKTFSERWKTEKPGTPIEVPAETPVTLESINHGKELFQKLECWKCHGPEGRGDGPSASTLTDSNDQPIRPYNFSVGTRFKCGTTNQDLYKIFITGVDGTPMPSFADVIKPNEAWDLVHYLRTLQVSRKGPENDILKAHGGAAKPADKSGK; translated from the coding sequence ATGAAGACGAAAGTGCCATCGAAGTGGTTGTTGTGCCTGAGCGCTCTCGCAATTCTGGCGCTCCCCTCGCTCTCCGTAGCGCAAGAGAGCCACATCGGGAAACTGACCGGCCATGCCGATTCCGGGAAGCAGTTGTACCGGAGATTCTGCATCGGGTGTCACGGGCCCCGCGGGGACGGGCAGGGCGAGAATGCGCCGTACGTGACGCCGCAGCCCCGCAATTTCGTGGCCGCGACGTTTAAGTGCCGGTCGACGGTGACGGGGATGCTGCCGACGGATGAGGACCTGTTCAACGCCATCACCCGCGGATTCAACACCACGAACATGCCGTCCTGGGATCCGCTGACCGAACAGCAGCGGGCGGACCTGGTGGCGTACATCAAGACCTTCTCGGAGCGCTGGAAGACGGAGAAGCCGGGGACGCCGATCGAGGTTCCGGCGGAGACGCCGGTGACGCTGGAGAGCATCAACCACGGCAAGGAGCTGTTCCAGAAGCTGGAATGCTGGAAGTGCCATGGGCCGGAGGGACGCGGAGACGGCCCGTCGGCGTCCACGCTGACCGACAGCAACGACCAGCCGATCCGTCCGTACAATTTTTCGGTGGGGACGCGCTTCAAGTGCGGGACGACGAACCAGGATCTGTATAAGATCTTCATCACCGGGGTGGACGGGACTCCGATGCCGTCCTTTGCCGACGTGATCAAGCCGAACGAGGCCTGGGACCTGGTGCATTACCTGCGCACCCTGCAGGTGTCGCGCAAGGGGCCGGAGAATGACATCCTCAAGGCGCACGGCGGGGCAGCGAAGCCGGCGGACAAGTCCGGAAAGTAG
- a CDS encoding carboxypeptidase regulatory-like domain-containing protein, translated as MRCKHVFMAGIAVLAASVMAVAAPSGGTISGKVTYTGTPAKQKPIDMSKEPSCAKQYTTPPVSETVVTGEGNSLHNVVVYISAGAPDGASAPAQAVTFAQKGCRYIPHVAVLQVNQELKVVNDDQTSHNIHPLAKLNREWNKSQPPGSPAITEKFEKEEFIPVKCNIHPWMHGTFAVLKTTHYAVTADNGGFTLPNLPPGKYTITAWHESYGTQTQDVTITGSETKSVDFVFKAKAY; from the coding sequence ATGAGATGCAAACATGTCTTCATGGCAGGTATAGCGGTATTGGCCGCGTCGGTGATGGCGGTCGCGGCGCCGAGCGGCGGGACGATCAGCGGCAAGGTGACCTACACAGGGACGCCGGCGAAGCAGAAGCCGATCGACATGTCCAAGGAGCCGAGCTGCGCGAAGCAGTACACGACGCCGCCCGTGAGCGAAACGGTGGTGACGGGCGAAGGCAACTCGCTGCACAACGTAGTGGTGTACATTTCGGCCGGAGCGCCGGACGGTGCGTCGGCGCCGGCGCAGGCGGTGACTTTCGCGCAGAAGGGCTGCCGGTACATCCCGCACGTGGCGGTGCTGCAGGTGAATCAGGAACTGAAAGTGGTCAACGACGATCAGACCTCGCACAATATTCACCCGCTGGCGAAGCTCAACCGGGAGTGGAACAAGTCGCAGCCGCCGGGCTCGCCGGCGATTACGGAAAAGTTCGAGAAAGAAGAGTTCATCCCGGTGAAGTGCAACATCCATCCGTGGATGCACGGGACGTTCGCGGTGCTGAAGACCACGCACTACGCGGTGACCGCGGACAACGGCGGATTCACGCTGCCGAATCTTCCTCCGGGCAAGTACACCATCACGGCATGGCACGAATCCTACGGGACGCAGACGCAGGACGTGACCATCACCGGCAGTGAAACGAAGAGCGTCGACTTCGTCTTCAAGGCCAAGGCGTATTAG
- a CDS encoding cytochrome C oxidase subunit II, producing the protein MGKLFAVILTIIALVSAVPIVMHTWWMPQDISTHGHAIDEQMSETMAEAGFSFLAAQLLLAFFVWKFSNRKDDGKIRTFPGGAKALVVAAFILVGTEMLALGVLGQKAWASVYFTAPAANALQVQAQAGQFAFYFRYPGADGKFGALHPDKIDEGNQNYFGLDPENEVEARDDIVTGELAIPVNREVNLMMHAKDVGHSFYVRELRIQQDFVPGLDLAVHFTATKTGRYEIVCTQLCGLGHYNMKAYLNVMSQEDFDKWMKEKASEQ; encoded by the coding sequence ATGGGTAAATTGTTTGCGGTAATCCTGACCATCATCGCGCTGGTTTCCGCCGTGCCGATCGTGATGCACACGTGGTGGATGCCGCAGGATATTTCCACGCACGGGCACGCCATCGACGAGCAGATGTCGGAGACCATGGCGGAAGCGGGGTTCTCGTTTCTGGCGGCCCAGCTGCTGTTGGCCTTTTTCGTGTGGAAGTTTTCGAACCGCAAGGATGACGGGAAGATCCGGACGTTTCCGGGCGGGGCGAAAGCGCTGGTGGTGGCAGCCTTCATCCTGGTAGGCACAGAAATGCTGGCGCTGGGAGTGCTGGGACAAAAGGCCTGGGCCAGCGTCTATTTCACGGCGCCGGCGGCCAACGCGCTGCAGGTGCAGGCGCAGGCGGGTCAGTTTGCCTTCTACTTCCGGTATCCGGGGGCGGACGGGAAGTTCGGGGCGCTGCATCCGGACAAGATCGACGAAGGCAACCAGAACTACTTCGGACTGGATCCGGAGAACGAAGTAGAGGCGCGGGACGACATCGTGACGGGCGAGTTGGCCATTCCGGTAAACCGGGAAGTGAACCTGATGATGCATGCGAAGGATGTGGGGCACTCGTTCTACGTGCGGGAACTGCGCATCCAGCAGGATTTCGTGCCCGGGCTGGATCTGGCGGTGCATTTCACGGCCACGAAGACGGGACGCTATGAGATCGTGTGCACGCAACTCTGCGGGCTCGGGCACTACAACATGAAGGCGTATCTGAACGTGATGTCGCAGGAAGATTTCGACAAGTGGATGAAGGAGAAGGCGTCGGAACAGTAA
- a CDS encoding cbb3-type cytochrome c oxidase subunit I gives MQEASAQQAHQHAPPQGFLRKYVFSLDHKVIGKQYYALALVAVFMGMALSWLMRFHLIWPNSKIFGLELLSKVGAPGGVMTPEYYLSLLTMHGTLMVFFVLTNAPFAAFGNYFLPIQIGAEDMAFPRFNMMSFWTTLAAFLVLVTAFVIPDGPPISGWTAYAPLSAVGSDAGPGLGWGQNLWGISIAIFCIGSLLGSLNFIATTLDLRAKGMTLMRMPICTWAWFITSCISLLAFAVLLPACVLLILDRTAGTSFFIPAGLVVSDRLQPHAGGSPLLWQHLFWFFGHPEVYIAILPAMGIVSHVLINSIRRPLLSAKVVIYSMMSIGFLSYMVWGHHMFVSGMNPFSSLMFSFPTLTITIPATIMTLIWLGSLYGSKIRITAASLFALGFISMFVSGGVSGFFLAQPSLDIVLHATYFVVGHFHMVMGVAAIFGVFAGTYFWFPKMTGRMMNDSLGKLHFWLTFVGTYCIFMPFHYLGLIGNVRRYSAFVDDFLLPLMPLHKFISIAAFVTGAAQFLFLYNLIHSRFWGKPAPVNPWEATSLEWTIPSPPPWDNFGGKHPVVYHDPYQYGVKGSLGDYVMQDSPEPEVPGS, from the coding sequence ATGCAAGAAGCATCCGCGCAGCAAGCACATCAGCACGCACCCCCGCAAGGATTCCTGCGGAAGTATGTCTTCAGCCTCGATCACAAGGTGATCGGAAAGCAATACTACGCCCTGGCGCTGGTGGCCGTGTTTATGGGCATGGCGCTGTCCTGGCTGATGCGTTTCCATCTCATTTGGCCGAATTCCAAAATCTTCGGCCTGGAACTGCTCTCGAAGGTCGGCGCTCCCGGCGGCGTGATGACGCCGGAGTACTACCTGTCGCTGCTGACCATGCACGGGACGCTGATGGTGTTCTTCGTGCTGACCAACGCGCCGTTCGCCGCGTTCGGGAACTACTTCCTGCCGATTCAGATCGGCGCGGAAGACATGGCCTTCCCGCGGTTCAATATGATGTCGTTCTGGACCACGCTTGCGGCATTCCTGGTACTGGTGACGGCCTTCGTCATTCCGGACGGCCCGCCGATCTCCGGGTGGACCGCCTATGCGCCGCTCAGCGCGGTGGGTTCGGATGCCGGGCCGGGCCTGGGCTGGGGCCAGAACCTTTGGGGCATCTCCATCGCCATCTTTTGCATTGGCTCGCTGCTGGGCTCGCTGAATTTCATCGCTACCACGCTGGATCTGCGGGCCAAGGGGATGACGCTGATGCGCATGCCGATTTGCACCTGGGCGTGGTTCATCACCTCGTGCATCAGCCTGCTGGCCTTTGCGGTGCTTCTGCCGGCCTGCGTGCTGCTGATTCTGGACCGCACCGCGGGAACCAGCTTCTTCATTCCCGCGGGCCTGGTGGTGAGCGACCGTTTGCAGCCGCATGCCGGCGGTTCGCCGCTGCTCTGGCAGCATCTGTTCTGGTTCTTCGGACACCCCGAGGTGTACATCGCCATTCTGCCCGCCATGGGCATCGTTTCCCACGTCCTGATCAACAGCATCCGGCGGCCGCTGCTGAGCGCCAAGGTGGTCATCTACTCGATGATGTCCATCGGGTTCCTGAGCTACATGGTCTGGGGACATCACATGTTCGTGAGCGGAATGAATCCGTTCTCGTCGCTGATGTTTTCCTTTCCCACGCTGACCATCACCATTCCGGCGACGATCATGACCCTGATCTGGCTGGGGAGCCTCTACGGCTCGAAGATACGCATCACCGCCGCGTCTCTTTTCGCTCTGGGTTTCATCTCCATGTTCGTTAGCGGAGGCGTAAGCGGCTTCTTTCTGGCGCAGCCGTCCCTCGACATCGTGCTGCACGCCACGTACTTTGTCGTCGGACACTTTCACATGGTCATGGGCGTCGCGGCGATCTTCGGGGTATTCGCCGGGACCTACTTCTGGTTCCCGAAGATGACCGGGCGGATGATGAATGACAGCCTTGGGAAATTGCATTTCTGGCTGACCTTTGTGGGCACCTATTGCATCTTCATGCCTTTTCACTACCTCGGACTCATCGGCAACGTGCGGCGGTACTCGGCGTTTGTGGACGACTTCCTGCTGCCGCTGATGCCGCTGCACAAATTCATCTCCATCGCGGCGTTCGTTACCGGAGCGGCGCAGTTCCTCTTCCTCTATAACCTGATCCACAGCCGTTTCTGGGGCAAGCCGGCGCCGGTGAACCCGTGGGAAGCGACGTCGCTGGAGTGGACGATTCCGTCGCCCCCGCCGTGGGATAACTTCGGCGGGAAGCACCCGGTGGTCTATCACGATCCCTATCAGTACGGCGTGAAGGGATCCTTGGGCGATTACGTGATGCAGGATTCTCCGGAGCCGGAAGTTCCGGGATCCTGA
- a CDS encoding cytochrome c oxidase subunit 3, translating to MNTQAGTITAVGKSGAAEAAKSGIWVGIAAITMSFAAFTSAIIVRQGSDPSWRHLALPPVLYLTTLILLSSSVTLEMSRRGISALTAGSGTKEGGEVAAGSLRWLYGTLGLGLLFVAGQYVAWQQLAAQGIFLATNPSSSFFYVLTAMHALHVLGGLVALAYVLRKLAGARPALRRSTYEAMCVYWHFMGGLWVYLLMVMRMRL from the coding sequence ATGAACACACAGGCGGGCACAATCACAGCGGTGGGGAAGAGCGGAGCCGCGGAAGCGGCGAAGAGCGGCATCTGGGTGGGGATTGCGGCCATCACGATGTCCTTCGCGGCGTTCACCAGCGCCATCATCGTGCGCCAGGGCAGCGATCCATCCTGGCGGCACCTCGCGCTGCCGCCGGTGCTGTACCTCACGACGCTGATCCTGCTGAGCAGCAGCGTGACGCTGGAGATGTCGCGGCGGGGGATCAGCGCGCTGACGGCGGGTAGCGGAACGAAAGAAGGCGGGGAAGTTGCGGCAGGGAGCCTGCGCTGGCTCTACGGCACGCTGGGGCTGGGGCTACTGTTCGTGGCCGGACAGTATGTGGCCTGGCAGCAACTGGCTGCGCAGGGGATTTTTCTGGCGACGAATCCGAGCAGTTCGTTCTTCTACGTGCTGACGGCCATGCACGCGCTGCACGTGCTGGGCGGGCTGGTGGCGCTGGCGTATGTGCTGCGCAAGCTGGCAGGAGCGCGGCCGGCGTTGCGGAGGAGTACCTACGAGGCCATGTGCGTCTACTGGCACTTCATGGGCGGGCTGTGGGTTTATCTTCTGATGGTCATGCGGATGAGGCTGTAA
- a CDS encoding cytochrome c oxidase subunit 3 — MSESNLSMGAGHAALMEGSPYAIPSRKLTMWLFIISDAVTFGALLFAYGYVRTASPNWPEPFKFFPSILNVMIMTFVLVTSSLTMLMAVDASKNGDKPRTMRWMGLTMLLGAIFAGLHIREWVGLIHEGVRLFQNPWGSSLFGATFFSITGLHLLHVISGVIALSVIARGFARGRLTAGHVETVGLYWHFVDVVWMFVVPLVYLVNVAR, encoded by the coding sequence GTGAGCGAATCGAATCTCAGCATGGGAGCGGGCCACGCCGCTTTGATGGAAGGATCGCCGTACGCGATTCCGTCCCGGAAGCTGACCATGTGGCTGTTCATTATCTCGGACGCGGTGACGTTCGGAGCGTTGCTGTTTGCCTATGGGTATGTGCGCACCGCGAGCCCCAATTGGCCGGAGCCCTTCAAGTTTTTTCCCAGCATCCTGAACGTCATGATTATGACCTTCGTTCTGGTGACCAGCAGCCTGACCATGCTCATGGCCGTGGATGCCTCCAAGAACGGCGACAAGCCCAGGACGATGCGGTGGATGGGCCTGACCATGCTTCTTGGAGCGATCTTCGCGGGCTTGCACATTCGCGAGTGGGTGGGCCTGATTCATGAAGGGGTGCGGCTGTTCCAGAATCCCTGGGGCTCGTCGCTGTTCGGGGCCACGTTCTTCAGTATCACCGGACTGCACCTGTTGCACGTCATCAGCGGTGTCATCGCGCTATCCGTCATTGCCCGCGGCTTTGCCCGGGGCAGGCTTACCGCGGGCCACGTGGAAACCGTGGGCCTGTACTGGCACTTCGTGGACGTGGTCTGGATGTTTGTCGTGCCGCTCGTGTATCTGGTGAATGTTGCGCGTTAG
- a CDS encoding cytochrome C oxidase subunit IV family protein: MNTAEQPKSQVKRYLIIYFFLLALASVQFILAYQHVEGVQLLVRMLAVALIQAALAVMYFMHLAEERRSLFLTLIPATIFVLLMMNMIWSDSFRLLHFRLLAK; the protein is encoded by the coding sequence ATGAATACTGCGGAACAGCCGAAGAGCCAGGTAAAGCGGTACCTCATTATCTATTTTTTTCTTCTCGCCCTCGCCAGTGTGCAGTTTATCCTTGCCTACCAGCATGTGGAAGGCGTGCAGCTCCTGGTGCGCATGCTGGCTGTGGCTCTGATCCAAGCCGCGCTTGCGGTCATGTACTTCATGCATCTGGCGGAAGAGCGGCGCAGCCTGTTTCTGACGCTGATCCCGGCCACGATCTTCGTGCTGCTGATGATGAACATGATCTGGTCGGACAGCTTCCGGCTGCTGCACTTCCGGTTGCTAGCGAAGTAG
- a CDS encoding APC family permease, protein MRKAGLFYFVFVMYAYATAGPFGLEDQITTSGPGLTLLFHLVIPFFWCIPVSLVAAELTTAMPVQGGFYRWVRAGYGNFWGFLAGWWNWSASFILGGAYAVLFTDYLSFYFPGLVGWKHYLVSVALIALIGYVNVRGIQMVGVVATVLEIFILLPVAALCVIAATKWRHNPFTPFVPPHVPPFQVFGVGLALGLWLYSGYEQCSTVAEEVDNPQRSYPLALAVVVPLSIATYFLPTLLSLAALGNWQEWHTRYFSDAAFLIGGRWLGFWMTMAAMVTNISILNATVLTTTRMPFAMAEDGYLPQALTRKHLRYGTPWIAILISSVIYALLAFQTLTQLISVYMWLRIGTTVLTVLAGWRMRKTHPELPRPFRIPWGRTGLLYVVGAPLAMSCVALLGSDRFGLRWGPPAMLLGPVAYLVVRKMGWSVAMAENKS, encoded by the coding sequence GTGCGCAAGGCGGGGCTGTTCTACTTCGTCTTCGTGATGTACGCGTACGCCACGGCTGGGCCGTTTGGCCTCGAAGACCAGATCACCACCAGCGGGCCCGGGCTGACGCTGCTCTTTCACCTGGTCATACCGTTTTTCTGGTGCATACCGGTATCGTTGGTCGCCGCCGAACTGACGACGGCCATGCCCGTGCAGGGAGGTTTCTACCGCTGGGTGCGGGCCGGCTACGGGAACTTCTGGGGCTTCCTGGCTGGGTGGTGGAACTGGTCCGCGTCTTTTATTCTGGGCGGCGCGTACGCGGTGCTTTTCACCGACTACCTCAGCTTCTATTTTCCGGGGCTGGTGGGCTGGAAACACTATCTGGTATCCGTGGCGTTGATCGCGCTTATCGGCTACGTCAACGTGCGCGGGATTCAGATGGTAGGGGTTGTGGCGACGGTGCTGGAGATTTTCATTCTCCTGCCCGTAGCCGCGCTGTGCGTCATCGCGGCAACGAAATGGCGCCACAACCCGTTCACGCCCTTTGTGCCCCCGCACGTTCCGCCCTTTCAAGTCTTTGGCGTGGGACTCGCGCTGGGACTGTGGCTGTACTCCGGCTATGAGCAGTGCTCCACGGTCGCGGAAGAAGTGGACAATCCGCAGCGCAGCTATCCCCTGGCGCTGGCCGTGGTGGTGCCGCTGTCCATCGCCACCTATTTTCTCCCGACATTGTTGTCGCTGGCGGCGCTCGGCAACTGGCAGGAATGGCACACGCGCTATTTTTCGGATGCGGCGTTTCTGATCGGCGGGCGCTGGCTGGGCTTCTGGATGACCATGGCCGCGATGGTGACCAACATTTCCATCCTCAACGCCACGGTGCTGACGACGACGCGCATGCCGTTCGCGATGGCCGAGGATGGCTACCTGCCGCAGGCGCTGACCCGGAAACACTTGCGGTACGGCACGCCGTGGATCGCCATTCTGATTTCGTCGGTCATTTACGCCCTGTTGGCGTTCCAGACGCTGACGCAGCTCATCAGCGTCTACATGTGGCTGCGCATCGGGACGACGGTCCTCACGGTGCTGGCGGGATGGCGCATGCGCAAGACGCACCCGGAACTGCCGCGGCCCTTCCGCATTCCCTGGGGCCGGACCGGGCTTCTCTATGTGGTGGGGGCTCCGCTGGCGATGAGCTGCGTGGCGTTGCTGGGCAGTGACCGCTTCGGGCTGCGCTGGGGACCGCCGGCCATGTTGCTGGGGCCGGTGGCGTATTTGGTCGTGCGCAAGATGGGTTGGAGCGTGGCGATGGCGGAAAACAAAAGTTAA
- a CDS encoding FAD-binding oxidoreductase, translating into MPIQEKNYWLETASIPAGDPARPLPESVDVAVVGAGFTGLAAALTLAQRGVSAAVLEAETFGWGGSSRNGGMVLTGMKLPVPTLISRYGRELVHRMYAASLASIDCVERIVREEKIDCDFSRCGHLEVACKQAHFDGYAESAALIEREFNHALRIVPKSELQSEIGSRIYHGGMVDEISAGVHPARYVAGLAAAAQRAGAALFDRTRVLNVAREGSNGAQKFRVRTSKGTLTAREVVLASGAYTTAATPALQKKIIPIGSYIIATEVLPADLARELSPKNRMIYDSKHFLSYYRLTPDRRMLFGGRAAFFPDDDNTVRQSAKILRRGMIEVYPQLRDTKVEYVWGGTLDFTFDVMPHSGRLDAMHYAVGYAGHGVAAATHFGVQLAGIICGQPSENPFEGIPFRGAPIGLRSGHTWALPLAGAYYKVLDWLT; encoded by the coding sequence ATGCCAATCCAGGAAAAAAACTACTGGCTCGAAACCGCCTCCATTCCCGCGGGCGACCCCGCGCGGCCCTTGCCGGAAAGCGTGGATGTCGCCGTTGTGGGCGCCGGCTTCACGGGCCTCGCCGCGGCCCTGACTCTCGCCCAACGCGGCGTGAGCGCCGCCGTTCTCGAAGCGGAAACCTTCGGCTGGGGCGGGAGCTCGCGCAACGGCGGCATGGTTCTCACCGGCATGAAGCTGCCCGTGCCCACGCTCATCTCCCGCTATGGCCGCGAACTCGTCCACCGCATGTACGCCGCCTCGCTCGCCTCCATCGACTGCGTCGAACGGATCGTCCGCGAGGAAAAGATCGACTGCGACTTTTCCCGCTGCGGCCATCTCGAAGTCGCCTGCAAGCAAGCCCACTTCGACGGCTATGCCGAGTCCGCCGCGCTTATCGAGCGCGAATTCAACCACGCACTGCGCATCGTCCCCAAGAGCGAACTGCAAAGCGAGATCGGCTCCCGCATCTACCATGGCGGCATGGTCGACGAGATCAGCGCCGGTGTTCATCCGGCGCGCTACGTGGCCGGCCTGGCTGCAGCGGCGCAGCGCGCCGGCGCGGCTCTCTTCGACCGCACTCGCGTGCTGAACGTGGCGCGGGAAGGCAGCAACGGCGCGCAAAAATTCCGCGTGCGCACCTCCAAAGGAACCCTTACCGCGCGGGAGGTCGTTCTCGCCAGCGGCGCCTACACCACCGCCGCCACCCCGGCCCTGCAGAAGAAAATCATTCCCATCGGCTCCTACATTATCGCCACGGAAGTCCTGCCCGCGGACCTGGCCCGCGAACTCAGCCCCAAGAACCGCATGATCTACGACTCCAAGCATTTCCTCTCTTACTACCGGCTCACGCCTGACCGCCGCATGCTCTTCGGCGGCCGCGCTGCATTTTTTCCAGACGACGACAACACCGTGCGCCAGAGCGCCAAGATCCTGCGCCGCGGCATGATCGAAGTCTATCCCCAGCTGCGCGACACTAAAGTTGAATACGTGTGGGGCGGCACGCTCGATTTCACTTTCGACGTCATGCCCCACTCCGGGCGGCTCGACGCCATGCACTACGCCGTCGGTTACGCCGGCCACGGCGTCGCTGCCGCCACGCATTTCGGCGTGCAACTCGCCGGCATCATCTGCGGCCAGCCCAGCGAAAACCCTTTCGAGGGCATTCCCTTCCGTGGCGCGCCCATCGGCCTGCGCTCCGGCCACACCTGGGCCCTGCCCCTCGCCGGCGCCTACTACAAGGTTCTCGACTGGCTCACCTAG